Part of the Syntrophorhabdales bacterium genome is shown below.
TTATCTTGCTCATGACATTGCGGAACAGCAGGAGATTCTGGAGACCCTGGATTTGGCGGAACGACTGAAGAAGGTATTCCTGCTGCTCAGCAAAGAGGTGCAGTCACTCCAGGTAAAGGCGAAGATTCAACTGGAAGTAGCCAAGGAGATAGGCAAATCGCAAAAGGATTTTATGCTTCGGCAACAGATGAAAGTCATACAGAGAGAACTGGGTGAGGACGGCACACACCTGGACGATGTAGAGGAGCTCAAGGAGAAGATCAAGACGAGCGGCATGCCTGAGAAGGTTGGCGAGACAGCCCAAAAGGAACTCGCACGCCTGGAACGCATGAACCCGGCATCTGCCGAATATACAGTATCGAGAACGTATCTGGATTACCTGGCGAGCATGCCCTGGACGAAACGGACAGAGGATAGCCTGAATATCGACAGGGCTCAGGCAATCCTGGATGAGGATCACTACGGCCTGGAGAAAGTCAAGGAGCGGGTTCTCGAATTTCTCGCGGTGAGAAAACTTAACGAGAGCATGAAGGGGCCGATTCTTTGCTTTGCGGGCCCTCCTGGGGTTGGCAAGACCTCTCTCGGCATGTCGATCGCCAGAGCGACCGGCAGGAAGTTCGTCCGCATGTCCCTTGGGGGCATCAAGGATGAAGCCGAGATAAGGGGGCATCGAAGGACGTATGTGGGAGCGATGCCGGGAAGGATCATCCAGGAATTGCGCAGGTCAGAGACGAACAACCCGGTGCTCATGCTCGATGAGGTGGATAAGCTTGGAAACGATTTCCGGGGTGATCCGGCGTCAGCACTTCTTGAGGTTCTCGATCCCGAGCAGAACCATTCTTTCAAGGATCACTACCTAGACGTTCCTTTTGACCTGTCCAGCGTCATGTTCATAACGACTGCCAATGTGGTTCACTCCATACCTGCACCGCTGCGAGACAGAATGGAGGTTGTGCAAGTCTCCGGGTATACTGAGGAAGAAAAGGTCAGGATTGCCCTTGAGCACCTTGTAGTCAAACAGCAAAAAGAAAACGGGCTCATCGGGGAAGACATCACGTTCGACGAAGGAGCGGTGCGAACCATTGTCCGGGACTACACCCGGGAAGCGGGTGTCCGCAACCTTGAACGGGAGATAGGCTCAGTCTTCAGGAAATGCGCCAGATCGCTGGCACAAAAGGGGGAATGCCCGAGGTTGATTGATGGCGCCGCGGTTCGTCTTCTGCTCGGCAAGCCTACGTATCGTGGGGCGGATATTGACGCCAGGGACAAACCGGGAGTCGCCTGCGGATTGGCATGGACTGAAGCGGGAGGGGATATTATATTCATAGAAGCCAGGGGGATGAAGGGCCGTTCAGGGCTGCTGCTGACCGGCTCCCTGGGTGACGTTATGAAGGAGTCCGCGCAGGCCGCGCTTACCTATGTACGGTCCAATGTTGAACGGTTGGGTCTGGACCCCTGTTTTTACGACGAAAGGGATATCCATATCCACGTTCCGCAGGGCAGCATTCCCAAAGACGGGCCTTCGGCAGGCATCACTATCCTGGTTGCGCTTGTCTCGATGATGAAAAATGCTCCTGCGAGGCAGACGGTTGCCATGACCGGAGAATTAACGTTGTCCGGAGAACTTCTACCAGTAGGCGGCATAAAAGAGAAGGTACTTGCTGCGCTGCGTCACGGCAGCAAGGAAATCGTTATTCCGTGGAAAAACAGGGATGATCTTTCCGATATCCATGAAGACCAACTGGCGCAGGTAAAAATAATACTGGCAAAAAATGTCGAGGATGTTCTATCATATGTATTTGATGGAATATTCACCGGAAGCATAGAAGGTGGTCATGCCCATTGATCTTGCTGAAATCGGACACATCCTCAAGAGCACGCGGGAAGGAAGAGGGCTTTCCCTGGAGGACGTTTCGACCGCTCTCTTCGTGCGAAAATCGGTTATAGATGCGATTGAGTCGGGCCAGTGGACTGCTCTACCTCACCTTGTCTATGTAAGAGGCTATGTCGTACAGTACGCGAAGTACCTCAAAGTGTATGAGCGGGTGGCCCCGATCCTTTCTGCAGAAGAGGAACCTTCGGGTGTCCGCGCTTTAACTCGAATCGACGATCAGCCCTCGCCAAAGGTGAAAGACAGAAAAGAAAGGCCTCAGCTCAGGAGAGCGATCCTCGGAGGCTCGGTGGCTGTGGTCGCTATCCTGACGCTTCTCCTCTTTCTTCACGGACAGCGGGAAGTCCCCATGCCGCCGCAGTACGAAACCGTCGCACGCAATGCGCCGGAGTCCCAGTCAAGCTGGCCCTCAAACGAGATGAAGAAATTGATGATCGCCTGCCACGAGAGGACATGGGTGAGGATCGTGATCGACGGGGCGGAGAAGAAGGAAGTAATGCTCAACCCGGAAGAGGTTGTGATGTTTACAGCAAAAGAGAAATTTGACCTGCTCGTCGGGAACGCTGGCGGCGTCAAGCTCTTTTTCGATGGCAAAGACACCAAGTTTGAGGGTACGAGCGGAGAGGTGAAGAGAATTACCCTGCCGTAACAAACCGGCTGATGGCACGTGACCAACGGCTGACAGGTCGTGTTCTGCCTGATATGATCATTCTTGGTTTAGACCCCGGGCTGGCGAGTACAGGTTTCGGGGCAATTTTTTGTGGTGAAAAATCTGCGAGCCTGCGCGCCGCAGGCCGCATAGAAACCCTCCCTCGCGACCCTCTTGCCAAGAGATTGGGGCAGGTGTTTGAAGACATCAACAGCTTGCTGGTCAAACTGCAACCCCAGCTCGTGGCTATTGAAAACGTTTTTTCCCTTGTTAGATACCCGAAAGCCGGCATTTTGCTTGGTGAAGTTCTCGGGATAATCTACTTAAGCGCACATCAGCGTGGCCTTCCAATTCTCGAGATTACGCCGAGAGAGGTGAAGAATGCGCTGGTAGGCAGCGGTAGCGCTACGAAGGAGCAGATCAAAACGGCTACCCAGCGAATTCTCGGCATACGCGATCTCACCTCTCTTCACGCGGCTGACGCCATTGCCGTGGCGTTGACAGCTTACTACAGAAAGGGTTACGCTGAATTCGCATGATTTCATACCTCGAGGGCCGTCTCAAGAATATAAATGCCGACAGGATCACCCTGCTGGTCGGCGGCATCGGCTATGAGCTGCTTATCCCTGCCTACGTTATGAGTGAGATTAAACGAACTGCAGTGATCGACGGCGCATTAGGGCTCCACGTCTCGTTCCATCAGACGGAGCGACAGCCAAAACCAGTCCTTATAGGATTCCGGTCGGGCCTTGATAAGGAGTTTTTCGAACTTTTCATATCTGTAGAAGACATAGGTCCGCTGGCTGCGGTCAGGGCACTTGGCCGCCCGGTGCGGGAGATAGCCAGGTTCATAGAGGAAAAAGACACGAAAGCGCTCCGCCAGCTGAAAGGAATAGGGGAGCGCAAGGCGGAAAAAATAGTAGCGACACTCAAAGGTAAGGTTGCAAAGTACGCGCTGATGCCGGATGTGGAGCTGCCTGCAGCTGCACCGGAAGACTTCAGGAAGGAAGTGGAAGACGTGATGGTCACGCAGCTCGGCCACAAGGCGTATGAAGCGAGGAAGATGATCGAGGAGGCGCTCAAGAGGAATCCTTCGATCAGCTCGTCGGAAGAGCTTTTTGAGGAAGTCTATCGGGGACAGAGATCGTGATCTACGAGGAAAGCGACAATTTTCCGGATCTGTTGAAGCCTGACAGGGGTGCGGACGAAGAGATCAACAGCACGTTACGGCCTTCCATTCTGTCGGAATACATCGGTCAGGAGAAAGTCGTTGAAACGTTACAGATAGCAATAGAGGCTGCACTGCAGAGAAACGAGCCGCTGGAGCATATCCTTTTCAATGGCCCTCCCGGACTGGGAAAGACCACGCTCGCTCATATCATCGCAAAGGAGATGCACACAAGAATCGTCACATCCTCAGGTCCTGCTCTCGAGAAAGGGGGCGACCTTATGGGGGTCCTCACAAACCTGGAACGGGGCGATGTCTTTTTTATTGATGAGATACACCGCCTGCCAAAGGTTGTTGAGGAGTTTCTCTATCCTGCGATGGAGGATTTCGCGGTTGACTTCATATTTGACAAAGGGGTGCACGCGCGGACGCACAGGTTCCGGCTGGAGCGCTTCACGCTCATCGGGGCGACCACGCGTTCAGGGCTTCTCTCTTCACCTTTACGTGAACGTTTTGGCATTGTGAGAGACCTCGATTTTTACGAAGAGAAAGAACTTGTCCGCATCATAAAACGCTCCGCGTCTATCCTTCAGGTATCCATAGACGAAGAGGGCGCGTACGAAATAGGCCGCAGGGCGAGAGGCACGCCGAGGGTCGCGAACAGGCTGCTTAAGAGGGTTCGCGACTACGCGCAGGTGAGGGCACAAGGCTCGATTACACCATCGGTCGCTACAGAAGCCCTCTCTCTCGAAGGCATCGACGGCCACGGATTGGGTGACGTGGACCGGAAACTCCTGACCACGATTATCGTCAATTACAAGGGTGGTCCTGTCGGCATCGAAGCGATCGCTGCGACGCTTCAACTGGAATCGGATGTGCTTATCGAAGTAGTCGAACCCTATCTCCTCAAGTGCGGTTTCGTGACTCGGACCTCCCAGGGCAGAAAAGCATCGGAGAAGGCCTATCTCCACCTCGGTTTCCAAACAGGCGTGAAGGGGCAGAATATGGAGTTGTTCGGAGGAGCTAAGAAAAAAGAGTGACGGTTTAAATTCCAAATTCCAATATCCAAATTCCAAACAATTTCGAATATTCAAACTTATAAACGTGAAAAAGAGTCCGCGGCATACCAGCGGCACTATGTTTGGAACATTTGCACATTGGTAATTGTTTGGAATTTGGATATTGAAATTTCGGATTTACTTATTGGCTGAGGCGCTCCATTTCTTCCGCGGAAATATCGAAGTTGGCATGGACAGCCTGAACATCATCTGAGTCTTCCAGAGCCTCCATAAGCTTTACCATAGTCTCAGCATGCTTTCCTTCCAGCTTTACTGATGTCTGCGGTATCATGCTCAGTTCTGCCACCTCGTATTTCATGTGCTTCTCTTCGAAAGCTTTCTTCAGCTTGTCGAAGCCGGCAAGGTCTGTGATCACCTCTAGGGTGCCGTCATCCTCTTTCACATCCTCTGCGCCTGTTTCGAGCGCAAGCTCCATAATGCTATCTTCATCAACATTCTTCTTGTCAAAGGAAATATAGCCCTTTTTGGAAAAAATCCACGAGACGCTTCCCGCCTCCGCAAGGTTACCGCCGTACTTGGAGAAAAGGTGCCTGACCTCTGCTGAAGTCCTCTTCTTGTTGTCGGTCAAGGCTTCGACGAGCACTGCTGTGCCTCCCGGGCCATACCCTTCGTAAATATATTCCTCATAGGACTCGCCGGCCTCGGCAGGCGAGGCGCCTCTCTTGATGGCTTTTTCTATGTTGTCCTTGGTCATATTCTCTGCCTTGGCCTTCAGGACAGCGGTTCTGAGCCTCGGGTTGGCCTCAAGGTCGCCACCACCTATACGTGCAGCAGTGGTGATCTCCTTTATCAACTTGGTAAATATCTTGCCCCGCCGGGCGTCGGCGGCACCTTTCTTATGCTTAATGGTGCTCCATTTGCTATGGCCGGACATGGAATCCCCCGAATATAGATTTCCGCGGGCAAGCCCGCGGTATTAGCAGCACATCCTGCTGATGAGATGGTGGGCAGTACAGGAGTCGAACCTGCGACCTCTGGTATGTGAGACCAGCGCTCTAACCAGCTGAGCTAACCGCCCACGCTCTTAGATTTAATATATCGGCGCCTAAAAGTCAATAGAATCAGCGGTTGCTGCTCCACATGAAATGGGATAGACTATCGCGATGAGCCGACAAGTGTTTGGACCGGTCCCGTCGCGGCGCCTCGGCTTCTCCCTCGGCGTGGACCCGATTCCCAGGAAATATTGCAATTTCGACTGTATCTACTGCCAGGTCGGGAAGACAGACCGCACAGAAACAGAGCGGAAAAGCTTTTTTGACCCGGAAGATATACTCAGAGAAGTGATAGAGCACCTCCATGACGCTACTCAAGTGGACGTTATTACTTTTTCCGGTTCGGGAGAACCGACACTCAATCAAGATCTTGGGTGGATGCTGAGAGAAGTGAAGAAGAGAACGGACACAGCGCTGGCGGTCATTACCAACAGCTCGTTGCTGTCCAGGGAGGATGTGTGCAATGATCTGCTTGCAGCCGATATCGTACTTCCCTCACTCGATGCAGCGCGGGAAGAAACATTCCGCAGGATCAATAGACCAGATCCTTCCATCTCTATCGAGAGTATAGTGACGGGGCTGCATACTTTTCGAAAGATCTACAAGGGGAAGATCTGGCTCGAGATCATGTTTGCAAAAGGGATAAACAATACAGCGGATGAGCTTCAGCACATCCGCGAAGTTATCGGAAGCATTCCGCTCGAGAAGGTACAACTCAACACCATTATGCGCCCGGCACCCGAGCAGCAAGCGAAGGCCCTCGATGTATCAGAGCTCGTTACGATCAGCGAGACACTCGGCGGTCCTTGCGAGGTTATTTGCGGCTTTGATAAGAGATCAGAAGGGCTGGGAATTGATGACTGGGTCGCGGGCTTACTTGCGACCTTAGCGCGGCGAGCCATGACGTTAGACGACGTGGCGAGGGCAACAGGCGTACCAACGGAGGAAGCAAGAAAACGTCTCCAGAGGTTGGAAGCGCAAAAGGTACTGCGCACGGTTCATCAAGGGAACTCGCTCTTCTATGTGCTGAACGAGAACTGAAGGCTTCGGCCTTGCATTGCTGCGTAGTCGGCGTCCCGGTAGAAATCTGTTGACAACGCGAGGCTCTAACATTATGATTTGGCTCGCAAAAAGTGTTCCTTCAAGGCAAAAATTACCCTGTATCTGAAAGGAGAGATGCATGAAGATAGAACGGGCGGTCATCAGTGTGTCTGACAAGTCAGGCCTGGGAGAATTGGGCCAATTTTTGAAAAGCTACAATGTCGAAATCATGTCGACAGGCGGGACAAAGAAATATCTCGATGAGCAGGGTGCCGGTCCCATCGATATCAGCACGTACACAGGTTTCCCGGAGATCATGGACGGAAGAGTTAAAACGCTTCATCCAAAGGTGGCGGGTGGCATTCTTGGTATACGCGACAAGGCGGATCATGCCGAAGCAATGAAAAAACATGGCATTAAACGGATCGATCTCATCGTGGTTAACCTTTACCCCTTCAGGGAAGTTATCAGCAAAGGCTGCACGTTCGAAGAAGCCATAGAGAACATCGACATCGGTGGCCCGTCGATGATACGGGCTGCAGCCAAGAACTTCAAGTACGTAACCGTAGTAATCGATCCCGCGGACTACGGTAAGCTTATCGAAGAAATGAAGACGCACAAGGGCGAGACTTCGGAACAATTCCGTTTCTATCTTGCAAAGAAGGTGTATCAGACCACCTCGGAGTACGATAAGGCTATTTACACCTATCTCTCGCAAGCCACACTCTGAGGAAGGTTCGCA
Proteins encoded:
- the lon gene encoding endopeptidase La → MVLVRIILLPLREIALFPSLIVPIVFQDESCSRPFTESLESGLPLGFVAVKDPAAVVPGPKDVFTVGTIGHVLQYSRDEKSLLRVIIEGRQRFKLKKILETTPCLIGEVEIISEQEKANTVTDALTQSINALLKICLSFGAPLSEEVVRLIGNVDRPGKLADLMASYLAHDIAEQQEILETLDLAERLKKVFLLLSKEVQSLQVKAKIQLEVAKEIGKSQKDFMLRQQMKVIQRELGEDGTHLDDVEELKEKIKTSGMPEKVGETAQKELARLERMNPASAEYTVSRTYLDYLASMPWTKRTEDSLNIDRAQAILDEDHYGLEKVKERVLEFLAVRKLNESMKGPILCFAGPPGVGKTSLGMSIARATGRKFVRMSLGGIKDEAEIRGHRRTYVGAMPGRIIQELRRSETNNPVLMLDEVDKLGNDFRGDPASALLEVLDPEQNHSFKDHYLDVPFDLSSVMFITTANVVHSIPAPLRDRMEVVQVSGYTEEEKVRIALEHLVVKQQKENGLIGEDITFDEGAVRTIVRDYTREAGVRNLEREIGSVFRKCARSLAQKGECPRLIDGAAVRLLLGKPTYRGADIDARDKPGVACGLAWTEAGGDIIFIEARGMKGRSGLLLTGSLGDVMKESAQAALTYVRSNVERLGLDPCFYDERDIHIHVPQGSIPKDGPSAGITILVALVSMMKNAPARQTVAMTGELTLSGELLPVGGIKEKVLAALRHGSKEIVIPWKNRDDLSDIHEDQLAQVKIILAKNVEDVLSYVFDGIFTGSIEGGHAH
- a CDS encoding RodZ domain-containing protein; its protein translation is MPIDLAEIGHILKSTREGRGLSLEDVSTALFVRKSVIDAIESGQWTALPHLVYVRGYVVQYAKYLKVYERVAPILSAEEEPSGVRALTRIDDQPSPKVKDRKERPQLRRAILGGSVAVVAILTLLLFLHGQREVPMPPQYETVARNAPESQSSWPSNEMKKLMIACHERTWVRIVIDGAEKKEVMLNPEEVVMFTAKEKFDLLVGNAGGVKLFFDGKDTKFEGTSGEVKRITLP
- a CDS encoding crossover junction endodeoxyribonuclease RuvC translates to MARDQRLTGRVLPDMIILGLDPGLASTGFGAIFCGEKSASLRAAGRIETLPRDPLAKRLGQVFEDINSLLVKLQPQLVAIENVFSLVRYPKAGILLGEVLGIIYLSAHQRGLPILEITPREVKNALVGSGSATKEQIKTATQRILGIRDLTSLHAADAIAVALTAYYRKGYAEFA
- the ruvA gene encoding Holliday junction branch migration protein RuvA, coding for MISYLEGRLKNINADRITLLVGGIGYELLIPAYVMSEIKRTAVIDGALGLHVSFHQTERQPKPVLIGFRSGLDKEFFELFISVEDIGPLAAVRALGRPVREIARFIEEKDTKALRQLKGIGERKAEKIVATLKGKVAKYALMPDVELPAAAPEDFRKEVEDVMVTQLGHKAYEARKMIEEALKRNPSISSSEELFEEVYRGQRS
- the ruvB gene encoding Holliday junction branch migration DNA helicase RuvB, with the translated sequence MIYEESDNFPDLLKPDRGADEEINSTLRPSILSEYIGQEKVVETLQIAIEAALQRNEPLEHILFNGPPGLGKTTLAHIIAKEMHTRIVTSSGPALEKGGDLMGVLTNLERGDVFFIDEIHRLPKVVEEFLYPAMEDFAVDFIFDKGVHARTHRFRLERFTLIGATTRSGLLSSPLRERFGIVRDLDFYEEKELVRIIKRSASILQVSIDEEGAYEIGRRARGTPRVANRLLKRVRDYAQVRAQGSITPSVATEALSLEGIDGHGLGDVDRKLLTTIIVNYKGGPVGIEAIAATLQLESDVLIEVVEPYLLKCGFVTRTSQGRKASEKAYLHLGFQTGVKGQNMELFGGAKKKE
- a CDS encoding YebC/PmpR family DNA-binding transcriptional regulator, translated to MSGHSKWSTIKHKKGAADARRGKIFTKLIKEITTAARIGGGDLEANPRLRTAVLKAKAENMTKDNIEKAIKRGASPAEAGESYEEYIYEGYGPGGTAVLVEALTDNKKRTSAEVRHLFSKYGGNLAEAGSVSWIFSKKGYISFDKKNVDEDSIMELALETGAEDVKEDDGTLEVITDLAGFDKLKKAFEEKHMKYEVAELSMIPQTSVKLEGKHAETMVKLMEALEDSDDVQAVHANFDISAEEMERLSQ
- a CDS encoding radical SAM protein, whose protein sequence is MSRQVFGPVPSRRLGFSLGVDPIPRKYCNFDCIYCQVGKTDRTETERKSFFDPEDILREVIEHLHDATQVDVITFSGSGEPTLNQDLGWMLREVKKRTDTALAVITNSSLLSREDVCNDLLAADIVLPSLDAAREETFRRINRPDPSISIESIVTGLHTFRKIYKGKIWLEIMFAKGINNTADELQHIREVIGSIPLEKVQLNTIMRPAPEQQAKALDVSELVTISETLGGPCEVICGFDKRSEGLGIDDWVAGLLATLARRAMTLDDVARATGVPTEEARKRLQRLEAQKVLRTVHQGNSLFYVLNEN